One window from the genome of Oncorhynchus nerka isolate Pitt River unplaced genomic scaffold, Oner_Uvic_2.0 unplaced_scaffold_1146, whole genome shotgun sequence encodes:
- the LOC115124425 gene encoding protein XRP2-like, translating into MGCWFSKKSKRKSPEKEPTPKTVEDKANSSNANNIDLCSNTTEDPPKQYSWDKREKVDPKDFMLTGLKDATVGRLPGKLNGQQFVIQDCDNCKIFVLDHSATITIDDCTNCCIVMGPVKGSVFFRDCKDIKCVVACQQFRTRDCQKMEVFLCCATQPIIEASTGMKFGCFQYYYPELAFHFKDAGLSIFNNNWSNVHDFTPVSGETNWSLLPEDTVVLDHVPAPDPESEFKSVRISAEASRSIVPMTKGGRRKESDESCLFVFFSGDYTTANARKLIDEASGKGFVLIQTKEVSMRPEDVSRVFQNDAEGLLEWITNGPVTALELNGDGVVEACKSMASEMFSGTKVFVSDNRNTSSRDVDNFFNFADMQMGL; encoded by the exons ATGGGTTGCTGGTTCTCCAAAAAATCCAAGAGAAAATCACCCGAAAAGGAACCTACTCCGAAAACGGTGGAAGATAAGGCGAACAGCAGCAACGCCAACAACATTGACCTCTGCAGCAATACAACAGAGGACCCACCTAAACAATACAGCTGGGACAAACGCGAAAAG GTTGACCCGAAGGACTTCATGCTAACGGGGCTGAAGGATGCCACGGTGGGCCGTCTGCCAGGCAAGCTGAACGGACAGCAGTTTGTCATCCAGGACTGTGACAACTGTAAGATCTTCGTGTTGGACCACTCCGCCACCATCACCATCGACGACTGCACTAACTGCTGCATTGTTATGGGGCCAGTGAAGGGCAGTGTGTTCTTCAGGGACTGTAAGGACATCAAGTGTGTGGTGGCCTGCCAGCAGTTCAGGACCAGGGACTGTCAGAAGATGGAGGTGTTCCTGTGTTGCGCCACTCAGCCCATCATCGAGGCGTCCACGGGGATGAAGTTCGGCTGCTTCCAGTACTACTACCCCGAGCTGGCCTTCCACTTCAAGGACGCAGGCCTCAGCATTTTCAACAACAACTGGAGCAACGTCCATGACTTCACGCCCGTCTCAGGGGAGACCAACTGGAGCCTGCTGCCTGAGGACACTGTGGTGTTGGACCACGTTCCAGCCCCTGACCCGGAGTCAGAGTTTAAATCAGTCCGGATCTCAGCTGAGGCATCCCGCAGCATCGTACCCATGACCAAAGGAGGCAGACGCAAGGAGAGTGACGAGTCCTGTCTGTTTGTGTTCTTCTCTGGGGACTACACCACTGCCAACGCCAGGAAACTCATTGATGAg GCCTCTGGGAAAGGGTTTGTGCTGATCCAGACTAAGGAAGTGTCCATGCGCCCTGAGGACGTCAGCAGAGTGTTCCAGAACGATGCAGAGGGACTCCTCGAGTGGATCACCAACG GCCCAGTGACAGCTCTGGAGTTGAATGGGGACGGGGTAGTGGAGGCCTGCAAGAGCATGGCCAGTGAGATGTTCAGTGGAACCAAG GTGTTTGTTTCAGACAACAGAAATACTTCCTCTCGAGATGTGGACAACTTCTTCAACTTCGCTGACATGCAGATGGGCTTGTGA